DNA sequence from the Rhizoctonia solani chromosome 14, complete sequence genome:
CAGTGGCGGAATAAGAGAATGGGAAAGACCGCGTTCAGTATGCGAATGACGACGTGATGGCGGCGAACTTTCCCCGAAGTTCCAAGCTCCCTGCTTCGGACCTGCTAATCAACCAGACCATTACTCATAATATCATATAGTATGTCATTCTTGTTGCTTGATGACATAGTTCGCATGAGGTTGGCTGTCCCTATGGGTCGCGACTGACCAGAGTTCCCGAGTTCGAGGCTAACTTTTTGAGGATTGAGCCCAAGCTAGGCAACCCAAGTTGAAGCTCAAGTCgctcctccccctcccaAGTACCGAGCAGTCAACGTGCGATTGAAATCTAAAGTGATTCAGTTGACCTCGTGTAGATATCTTCTTTAAAGGAGACCGAGCAGATCTTTGACCTGTTTGCTCCTGATTCGATCACTACTGATGAACATATGCTGGTTCTTCCGCAGCCCTCTGAAACTTGATCTTCGGTCAGCAAAAGCACGCTCGAAAACATGCTATAGGCAAAAAGACAACTAACAGGGTTGCCAACGAAAAATTTTGAGTAACACGTTATCGATGGTGATACCAGGGTTGGAACGCATAACTCCACCCACGGGGTTTCCGGTCCTCGTCCCCCCTGCTGTCAAACATCACTCGTGAATTTACACATACTATTACAGTCAACAACACTCTTATACCCTGAGATATATGATTGTTGTTGGGAAATACATCAATGTCTAATATCATTAATCTGCAGCCTGTGCTACGTTTCCAAAGTCATGACCACTCAGTAGGTGCGCTGTTTTTTCATCTCCAGGGTGAAACGAGTTTAGAATAACCCGACGCTTATTTGGGAGTTTGGCTGGCTCCTAGCCATCGGAGCATAGCTGCTCGCCCCGCATCGTTAGGTTTGGCCGACCCTAAGTGATTATAAGTGGGTGAGGATGATATCGGTTTGCCCCGGTAATTAAACTCACCATCAGTCTTTGAATACGCAGCAAGAATACGCTCGGTAGAGAGTTCTTCCAACAGTTTGGGGTTTTTCGCACTGGATGGAAGTTTGCTTAAACACTGCAAATCATGGGTGAGTCAGAATCTCGTGTCAAAAAGTCAGGATGAGCAGGCAGGAGAGTATGTGATAAAGTCAATACGAAGTTATCCCGCTAGAATCTCCACTTCCGTTGTCGATCCTATACAATATAAACCGCAGGCGTCCTGTCATGGTCATTATACACACTCGCCAGGATGTCTCTCCTGACCGAAGCCGGGAGGCCCTCCATTTGACAGACGTGGGAGTGATCCTCGGTAAGAAGGATCCacgcctcttcttcctcacgCCAAGTATCCTGGGACACGTGCAGGACAAAAGAACCCCCGCGCAAGGCAAATGACATGCAATAAATAGATACGGCCCCGTCACTTACCAATTTTACGCCAAGCCATGCTCGGGTCTCAGTCCCTCCAGGCTGAATTCCTGGCCCGGATCCACAGAGTTCTGCGGCGCGCAAAAAGGATTTGAGAGCAAGATCGATATTGCCTGTTGTGTAAGCTGTTTCGGCGCTACAAAGGGCAATTTGGGGTGTCTGGGGTGCGATGAGTTGGGCATGGGCAAGCGCAGACAAGGAATTATCATATCTAACAAATATCGGGGATGTCAGAAAAGTCAaaccccctcctcccccacccTCAGAATGAAACGTACAGATTACACGTCGCGTAGATATCTGCAAGTTCAAGCCACCCTTCAAGATCAGCATAATAAATGTCTAGGTATTTGACAAGTTCTTCGGTTGCCTCAGTGATCTTCCCGAGACTTCGCAAAGTTGTTATAAGTCGTTTACGAATAGGCTGAGGCCAATTTGGTCATAAACCTGATTTTCGAATGATAATGTCACGCACCACGTAGTTCTCGTCCTCTTTTGTAAGATAATAAACATACATTTTTAATGCATCCTGAAGCATTCCATCGGCTTCAAGACGTTGTCCTTTTAACACCGTTACACGCGGGGAGTCGGGAAACTGTTGATCCAGTAGAACGAGACAATCCTGTGGTATGTCACATGGTTAAGAAAAATGGCCTTTAATGTTAAGTATAAAATAAATACTTACATCTGCTATATCCAGCCTTCCCACATCCATGGCCGCAAATGCGAGCTGTTCCAAAAATGCCCAAGCTTTGTTTGCATTCCCGTTCGTTATTCTGTGCTAGTCATGGCATGGTTGTAACTTACGGTCATCTGCCGAGCGATATTTTTCGTTCAATAATAAAGGCTCTCCCTCTCTAACTATCTCTACGCTAGACCGTGTTCCGTGTGACCGATAAGTCGCAAAACGTTGGAATACCTCCGTCATGGCGTGTAATGATTGGTGTGGTCCAAGATGCGCGCGTGGCAAGTCACGTGTTTGGCGGTAAAGACAACTCTTGACATACATGAACAGTTCCAATTCCAAGAATATGAATAAACGCATATATTATAGAGGACTTGCAAACCCAAAAAGGAACTAGGGTACTACTTTTAACCTTCCCAAACGAACTCAGTGGGTGGCTTTTGCTCGTCTTCAGGAAGTTCCATGAAGGTTTTGACACTCGCAATTCCCCAAGAGTTTGAACCGATTTTGGATCCTCCAAGGACCGCGTCTGCAAGAAGCGCTTCGCGTGTTGGCGGTGCATGCGTTAGCTTTGCTTGAGTTGGTTGAGTGTCCGCTCGGTCTTCAAGGAGTTAGTTGGGTCACTATTGGTAGAGGGGTTATACTCACAGTGCCAAATGCCGGTGTGGGGTTCGTACCACCCAAGAGGAGGTTCCCCTCTGAAAATTTCATCGGCAACCTCAGTCCTCTTCTCCAACCTGGTCGAATCACCATCCAATGGCTCCTGCCCCGCAACCGGTGGAGGGGGGATGCCAGGTACGATGGGTCCTGGTGGAATAGCAGGATGCAAGGGCAAACTGGTGAGAGCAGCTCGTCTCATTCTCGCAAGCTCCCGATCCGCTTCTCGTACGGCGGCCAAGCGAATTCTATGGATGGTCCAGTGTCGTCCCCTGGGCCGCCATACAGCGTCGAAGGTCCACCTACTCGGTACACTCCGCCGGAAGCGCTAGTGGCGGGTGCTGCGTTAGAGGGATGGTGCTGTTCGGGATCAAGGGGTTCTTGGAGGACATCGCCAACTAGATCACCAGCGACTTTGCCATCGGCGAGAACACGATCTTCATAGTAATCGTCTACCACCCAGCGTCCGCCTTTGAAGAGTATTAGTAGATTTGACGTATTTTATAATaatatacatacccttaatCATCTTAGCTCCATGAACCTTGTAGGCGCTTCGTGCGGTGATGAGCGTAACACTTCGGCTTTTAAGGGAGTTGGGTAATCGACCAATGTCGATCAGCATGTCCTTTTCTGCTTGGCTTAATGGGAGCTTAAGAAGCTGTGGGTTGCGCCTAAAAAGGGGGTCAATGGACAGGATTAAACAGACCATTGACTGGACATGCCGGAAGTAGTACAACGAGTCACGGAACCCCGAAGTTCGTGCTGCATCTATGGATAGCATGTATTGTCGTTCTGGATCGTCACGCCATGGGCTAGAGAATGTGGGTGCCTTGAACTCGCGGCCTATAAATGGATTCATAAAGACTTTCGACGGAGCCAGCAAGATGCCTACCTCCAAGCAAATTTCCTCGGGCGTCAATCTTTTCATCTCCCTTTGGATCGTCATCAATTGTAAGTTCGTCATTTTTCAAGAATAACGCTTGGCCATTGACGAATCGGTATGGTTTGGGGCCCTCGTACCCTGGTCGAATTTAGTATGCTTTCATTCTAGTCGATGTAAACTTACCTTCGGGTAGCTCTATTGGACTTCCCTCCTTTGGACGAGCAACACCACGACCACGACCAGAACCCCGTGGTCGACCTCTCGGCCTACCTCTTCCTCGGCCCCTCGGCTTGGGGGTAGCCGGGACCGGAGCGGCGCCTTTGCCCCTACCACGAggtcttcctcttcctctagGCCTGCCCCTGCCTTGTCCTCGGTCGCTTGGCCCTCCCTCCTCTCCCTCAGCGGGTTCATCGTCCTGTCCTTCAACATCCTGCTCTCCACTGCCTTCTCCCTCcccttctccttctccgTCATCTTGCTCTTGTTCCTGGAGACCACCTTCGTCATATTCGGCACCTTCGTCTATTTCCTCGTCTTCAACGTCAACTTCCTCTCCCTCTTCGTCCATCTCCCCTCCCTCGTCAACATCCATCGCATCTCCTGTCGATTCGACTTGTCCAGATTCACTTGTGGCATCCTCTGGTGTCGACGCAGCGGGTGCTGGCCGAGCAGACGCTGCATTCGGATTCGGAACGCGTAACACAAGGCGGCGAGACATTGTGATGCGCGGTCACGTGAGCGAGCCAGAGGctataagcgctcagcggcTGTAACGAAGATCCCGATTGGGTGATAGATTGATCAGAGAAATCGTGACTCGCTGGCATAAATAATCGCAGTTTGAGAACGGTTGATGCGCTTCCGGCTGAATCAAATTTTGAGCATACGACCACCACCCAATAGACTAGTTCCGCTCAGATATCCTTCTAGACCTCTTAGGCTTTATTCTGCATGTCTTCCGAAGCACCTCATCCAGTGCCTCATCCAGTCCATTCCACCGCTCAACCAGCTCAGCCAGCCCCTGGTCCCAACACCAAAAAGGAGAAGAAGGCAAAGGCTACAGACTCGGAGCCTAAAGCACCACTTGAGGTATACATACAGCCGGCAATATAGGGCTAGATTCTAATTAAACAACGCATGTAGCTCAACCCACCGCCCGAATTCTTTGATCACCGTATCCAGATATACGACAAACTCAAGAAGGAGTATGATGAATTTGTTGCTGGTAATAGTTATGCTATATAGCAGCATACGGGTCACTAACAATATATTGCAGCGCAACCCCGCGAGCCTATTACCATCACCCTTCCGACGGTAGCACCAAGGAAGGCAAATCTTGGGAGACCTCCCCTATGAGCATTGCGGCCCAGCTTTCAAAATCTCTTTCCGAACGTGTCGTGATTGCCAAAGTCGACGGCAACCTTTGGGATCTCGAACGTCCTCTGGAGAAATCATGTTCGCTCGAATTGCTCGATTTTGAGCATCCCGAGGGTAAAAGAGTGTTCTGGCACTCCAGTGCGCATGTACTCGGCGAAGCCGCAGAGAAACACTATGGTTGCCATTTGTGTGTTGGACCACCTACGGACGATGGTTTCTTCTACGAGATGGCCATTCAGGAACGGTGAGTCAACTTACTTGTTGCATGGAGTTTGACTCATTCTCTCCCTTAGCGCTGTTTCTTCTGGAGACTACTCATCTCTTGAGACCTTGGCAAAGAACGCGGTTAAGGAGAAACAACGCTTCGAACGTCTGGTCGTACCAAAAGAGACCCTGTTGGAGATGTTCAAGGTAATATTAAATTATGGACACACACGAGCATACATAAATTTACCAAGTACACCTGCAGTATAACAAATATAAAACTCAACTTATCCAAAGCAAAATCCCAGATGGTACTAGCACAACCGTTTACCGTTGCGGCCCCATGATTGATCTGTGTGTGGGCCCCCATGTCCCTCACACTGGACGCATCAAGGCTTTTATGGTCACCAAGGTAAGCGGCTGCGCAACGTACCTGAACCATATTCGCTAAAAATATGCGATTAGAATTCTTCCTCTTACTTCCTTGGCGACGCTGCCAACGACTCACTCCAGCGTATTTATGGAATCTCGTTTCCGGATACCAAGCAACTTACCGAGTACAAGGCGTTCCTGGCTGAAGCTGCAAAACGCGATCATCGTAGAATTGGAAAGGTGCTTACATCTATTTTGATTGATCTGCATTATGCTGATACGGTGCTAAGGATCAAGAATTGTTCTTTTTCCACGAGCTTAGTCCTGGGTCATGTTTCTTCCTCCCCCACGGAGCAAGAATATACAATACACTGATTGAGTTTATCCGCGTGAGTTGGGATATGATTTTCACGACAGAATAACTCATCTTCTGCGTAGGAGGAATATAGGAAACGTGGATACCAAGAAGGCAAGTATAGCGCTTGGCGCATACGGTCAACGTTGACCCTCCCTTGATCGCTAGTTATCTCGCCTAACATGTTCAACTCCAAACTTTGGGAGAAGTCTGGACACTGGGAAAATTACAAAGATGATATGTTCACCCTACCAGTCGAGAACGAATCCTTCGCCCTGAAGCCCATGAATTGCCCCGGTCATGCGTTGATTTTCGATTCGAGAGATCGGTATGTAAGTTCCCGAGCTCAAAACTTCTACACTCATCGACCAAATTATCCAAATTAAAGGAGTTACCGTGAACTCCCGCTTCGTATGGCAGAGTTTGGTGTTATCCACCGTAACGAAGCGAGCGGTGCGCTGACCGGATTGACCCGTGTCCGTCGCTTCGTTCAAGACGATACGCACGTGTTTTGTATGCCTTCTCAAGTGCGATCTTCAATTACCGAATAATACTACACACGCTAACAACTCCGCCGGTTTCTCCAGATAGAGCAAGAGATCGAAGCGATCTTCGAGTTCTTCAAAAGGGTATACGGAATATTTGGATTCACGTTCAAAATGGAGTTATCCACGCGCCCTGAAAAATACTTGGGTAACATTgaaacttggaatactgccGAGAAGGTATGATATTCACTTTCTCTCCCCCACGCAGATATTCATAACACTCGGTTATTCCCGTGCAGCAACTTCAAGCGGTGCTCGATCGCGTTCAGCCCGGCAACTGGGAACTAAATCCAGGTGATGGTGCATTCTACGGCCCCAAAATCGACATCACCATCCAAGACGCCCTTAAACGTTCTTATCAATGTGCCACAATCCAACTCGATTTCCAAATTCCGGAGCGTTTCAATCTCAAATATCGCGGCCCGGAGGGAGGGGATGATTTGGCGCGCCCGTCATGATTCATCGCGCCATCCTGGGAAGTCTAGAACGATTCATTGCGATTGTGACCGAGCATTTCGCAGGCAATGGCCTTTCTGGCTTAGCCCCAGGCAGGTGATGGTTGTCCCTGTTGCGGTACCGTTTGTAAGTTTTCATAGCTTGCTTAATAAGTGGGCTGAACTGAATGATGTGGGATCGCGATTTCAGAAAGACTATGCATCTGAGGTACACAGAAGCTATGGGATGCTGGCATGTTTGCCGATATCGATTTGACTGGAGACACCCTCCCAAAGAAGATTCGCAACGCTGAAATTGCACAGTACAACTTCATCGTCGGTAAGTGTTCTTTCATTTTCTTAAGGCTGAACCTTTTATCTCATATCGGTGTTTCAGTGGTCGGGGAGGCCGAAGCTAACGTCAAGGCCGTGAATGTCCGTAATCGTGATGACGTTGGAAACAAACAACGCCAGGACGAGGTTATTCCTCTGGATGACTTTGTTGCTAAGCTTCTTTCACTCAAGACAGAAAGGAGACTAGAGAACAAGTTGTTGTAGATCTGGAAGTTCGTGTTGCCTTGTGTTGTTTTTATTCAATGATTCAATGAAATAAAATGTATCGGAGTCCAACCCTGTGAAAGTCAAGATAACCTAGAAGATAAGCATCCGATTACCCAGGGCATAGAATGTAATTTTGGTGTGGCGCGAGATAGATACAACGTCACAGAGCACACGGCAGCAATAGCACTATGTTACCCAATAACCCAAACTTTACTATGCCCCCAGTTGACTTCTCTGTAATCAACGAAATGATTAAGACGAACGAAAATCGCAGTAGTTTGAAAGCAACTTACTAATTGCATGATAGCGGCCCGCTCGTTTGGCGGCAAACCGTTGATCTGTTCCGGAGTAAGTGACAGAACTTGTTGGATCATAGCCTGCCAAACTGTCAGGATCTCTTTCCGTCGCTTTGGATGGGATAACCTTACCTGTTGCTGAGGTGATACAGCCTGGAAAGCGGGCGATGCCTGCGGAGGTGCAGGGGCTGGGGGTTGGTACGATTGGTACGCTGGATTGGGTGGCATGGGTGGTACTGCTTGCGGGGAGGTGCCCGTAATATCCTTGTTGATATTGGTTTGGGGGTGCAGATACAGGCATGGGAGGCGGTGGCGCCTGTTGCTGGGGGCAGGTTGTGCAGCACCGCCAGCGAGCATTTTCTGTGGATAAACAGCAAGTTGAGTATGACGGATCATGTCTAATTGGGGTATATACCTGGAGTACCGCAGGATCTACGACTTCGGCTGTCAGCATGGTTTGGAAACAGGCGTACGCGAGCTGTGGATGTGCAACTAGAACGGCCCGAGCCGCGTCTGGATTGGTGGTGATGAATTGCTAGCATGACAAGTTGGAAGTTGCTGGCGGTACGCTGGACAAAGTGACACACCTTCATTTGTTGGAGCAACTCTAATTGTTTGTCGGGACCCAGCGCGACAATAGCGTTCGTAATGATATCTAAGGAACTAGCCCCCGGTGGTACAGGTACCCCATTCGGAATAGAAGAAAGTATTGTTTGAATATCGGGTGgtcctcctcctcctgatCGGTATGGTTTTCCGTGGTGACCATCCCGTTCTCCCAGAATTTCGCCTCGAGAGGTGAATTTTCCTTCCAGGCTGGGTCAGCATCTGCCAAATCAATGCGCAGCGACCGTCCACCGACTTCTGTATTGTGGAGGTTACGGACTGCGGAAGCTGCGGATTCATGGTCTTTGACAGAGGGTGGATTAGAAAGATGTACATACGAAAATAGGAGTACCTTTTACTCACCAAAAAATTCGCAAAATCCATAtcccttggcttttcctgtTTCTCGATCAAAGACTAGCCTGGGTGATTGTGTAAGTGAGTTGTATATGGCAAGCATGATCTTCTCGAGTTTACCGAAATCCTGCGACGGGACCCACGGTGCTGAACACCTGGGTAAGTTGTTCCTGGTGGCAGTAAAGCGATGAGTCCGAGCACATGGAATGCACTGCATCGAACTTACCTCTGTCATATCGTATGGAACATTTCCGACTATGATTCTATGAATATTTTATTCTCAGTCACTTGCATTTCGCACGTACCAAATACTACCCGACTCATGATGTTTGTTTATCCCAGGTGGCTAGTGTGATTGGCGTGGTGGTCCGGATCAGGAAGGGCCCGGCAGGTGTCGTGACTGTGCCCGATCAACATGGGGGCATTTGCCGGTGCACCGCCATGAGTAGTGCCCCTGGCTTGGCCTTTGTTAAACCTCCTCGAGGCAGGATTTAGCGCTAGTTTGATTTCTCCTCACTCCCATAACATGTCTGAACAGGATGGTGCTATCTGCGGTGGTTGTTGTGGTAAATGGCTTCAAAGCTCTTGTATTGAGTCCCAAATTGAATACCTTTTTAGCGATTTTTTGCGCAACAACTTTTGGAGCATGGTAAGTGCTTTTCATCAACATCTTTCTATTCTCCTCGGGTAGCTTTCTCACTCTTCGATTCTAGGTGCAATCAGAGTCAGTATTTCCTTCATTCGCTTAAGATCACTTGAATGACATCATAGTCAGAGACCTTTGGTGCGGGCAACGGCCGTGATTCGTGTTGCGGTGGCCCTCGCGGATGCTGTCACTCTTGCTTTTCTGGAGGTTTCGACGAAGACTCATGGGACAAGAAAGATGCCGCAGACCGAAACAGAGCTCAGGCTGAAGCAAGTTCATCCCAACCGGCTCCAACTCCTCAAATGGATCCTACCACTCCACCTGTGAATAGTTCCCAGGCAAAGTAGTATCTGCCTAGTGAGTGGACCTTTTAATTTGCCCGTCTCGGCTTATGTTCGCTCTAGTTATCTTGTATTTTTAATGAGTTAATATCCCTGTCAAGCTGTGTTACCATAATTTCCGATCCTCGTGAACGCGTCTGGGTTGAATATAACTAGGCTGGTTATGAGCTACAATTATACCGTCACTGATTTAGAGGGGGGGACTGACTAGTACCAGACGTTGAACCCGTAGTAGTTCGTCCCATGCCGCTGGTGGGCTCCGATCAAGGTGGCTCAAACCGAGATTTTAGTTATCCTATGGCTAAACAGTGATAAATCCTTCAAAAGGAACATGGAATGGGAAAGAATAGAGCGAGAGTCTAAATCACTATATCTCTAGCCCCTGTCTATCTGATCCGGAAAATCTGGCCGCCGATTGCCTTCCGTTGGCTATACACACCAAACTGCTCAGTTTGGGTAATTGCATAGAGGGTTTTTTTTATTCATGCGACTAGAACCTCCACAAAACCTCCCAGCAATAATACACTCGAGCCATTGCATACTGAAAGCTCAAGGGCAGTCCAATATAGCCATGTGCTCCAAATATATATTCGCAAGTTTGTCATGAAGCTATCGCCACGATCTGACTATGTATTTACTGACTCTTGGATAGATCAATGTCGGCTAATGTAGAAACCCACTAATCAAAACAAAACAATATCATTTACTGACGCATATACAGCATATTTCGATATTGTTATTAGCAAGCTTCgttggccctatcaccattTTTGGCGATCACATATTGGATGTTATTAGGTTAATTTCTACCCTAAAATGCCCAATCAGGCCTCGATATGGATACGTCTCACAGGCTGGCATTGTTTTATGACAGCTCCAATAGTCGAATATTATCGGACCCAAGTTTGTATCATGCGTTATTGGGTTGAGAATCTCCCTTGGTTCGTTATAACAGTTTTCCTTAGGGAAACTGGTCCAAAGTGGAGCGGATACACTGCCGGCAAGGAATTGCTGAAATCGTTGTCCTCCAGCGTCTGGTTTTTAGACTGTACAACGGTCAGAGTGCAAGGTGGTGGAAGACGCACAACTAGTGGCTATAATTCCATTAATTTGCTCGGCATACATTCTATGATGACCGATATAACTCATCCCACCAGTCAAGTACATTTTTCAACAACCAAACCCGACCTTGCTACACCTattcaaaacaaaatactCCTAAATCACCAAAACAAGATACTACCAAGACTCATACCCATAAACTTACGACATCATATATTATGATGCATTCTTACGTTGTTTGCCACCAAATAGGGGGGGGAAATGCCCGTGTATCAAGAAGCGTACTACGTTATGAATGATATGACATCATCTATCCAAGCGGCGTATGGTACGCCCTTTAAAAGTGGCACCGAGTTTCGCAAAGTTTTGATTAATCTACCCTTTCACATCCCTATTCTGATACCCTCAGATCCAATGAGTAGCGTTGCAATAGTAGGAGCCTGTCTAGGTGGGTTTATTCTCTGCACTCGGTTTTTCTTCTTAAAGAAGAGTTTACCAAATTTTGCTAGTTTCTTGTTTTGTGGTAAGTCAGCCTGTACTTGTGAGATAACATAAGCAACTTGAACTTGAGCCTCTT
Encoded proteins:
- a CDS encoding TPR repeat protein oca3, with the translated sequence MSRRLVLRVPNPNAASARPAPAASTPEDATSESGQVESTGDAMDVDEGGEMDEEGEEVDVEDEEIDEGAEYDEGGLQEQEQDDGEGEGEGEGSGEQDVEGQDDEPAEGEEGGPSDRGQGRGRPRGRGRPRGRGKGAAPVPATPKPRGRGRGRPRGRPRGSGRGRGVARPKEGSPIELPEGYEGPKPYRFVNGQALFLKNDELTIDDDPKGDEKIDARGNLLGGREFKAPTFSSPWRDDPERQYMLSIDAARTSGFRDSLYYFRHVQSMVCLILSIDPLFRRNPQLLKLPLSQAEKDMLIDIGRLPNSLKSRSVTLITARSAYKVHGAKMIKGGRWVVDDYYEDRVLADGKVAGDLVGDVLQEPLDPEQHHPSNAAPATSASGGVYRVGGPSTLYGGPGDDTGPSIEFAWPPLPLHPAIPPGPIVPGIPPPPVAGQEPLDGDSTRLEKRTEVADEIFRGEPPLGWYEPHTGIWHYRADTQPTQAKLTHAPPTREALLADAVLGGSKIGSNSWGIASVKTFMELPEDEQKPPTEITNGNANKAWAFLEQLAFAAMDVGRLDIADDCLVLLDQQFPDSPRVTVLKGQRLEADGMLQDALKMYVYYLTKEDENYVPIRKRLITTLRSLGKITEATEELVKYLDIYYADLEGWLELADIYATCNLYDNSLSALAHAQLIAPQTPQIALCSAETAYTTGNIDLALKSFLRAAELCGSGPGIQPGGTETRAWLGVKLDTWREEEEAWILLTEDHSHVCQMEGLPASVRRDILASVYNDHDRTPAVYICLSKLPSSAKNPKLLEELSTERILAAYSKTDGSAKPNDAGRAAMLRWLGASQTPK
- a CDS encoding threonyl-tRNA synthetase, which gives rise to MSSEAPHPVPHPVHSTAQPAQPAPGPNTKKEKKAKATDSEPKAPLELNPPPEFFDHRIQIYDKLKKDATPRAYYHHPSDGSTKEGKSWETSPMSIAAQLSKSLSERVVIAKVDGNLWDLERPLEKSCSLELLDFEHPEGKRVFWHSSAHVLGEAAEKHYGCHLCVGPPTDDGFFYEMAIQERAVSSGDYSSLETLAKNAVKEKQRFERLVVPKETLLEMFKYNKYKTQLIQSKIPDGTSTTVYRCGPMIDLCVGPHVPHTGRIKAFMVTKNSSSYFLGDAANDSLQRIYGISFPDTKQLTEYKAFLAEAAKRDHRRIGKDQELFFFHELSPGSCFFLPHGARIYNTLIEFIREEYRKLISPNMFNSKLWEKSGHWENYKDDMFTLPVENESFALKPMNCPGHALIFDSRDRSYRELPLRMAEFGVIHRNEASGALTGLTRVRRFVQDDTHVFCMPSQIEQEIEAIFEFFKRVYGIFGFTFKMELSTRPEKYLGNIETWNTAEKQLQAVLDRVQPGNWELNPGDGAFYGPKIDITIQDALKRSYQCATIQLDFQIPERFNLKYRGPEGGDDLARPS
- a CDS encoding glycyl-tRNA synthetase, whose amino-acid sequence is MFADIDLTGDTLPKKIRNAEIAQYNFIVVVGEAEANVKAVNVRNRDDVGNKQRQDEVIPLDDFVAKLLSLKTERRLENKLL
- a CDS encoding RNA recognition motif protein, which produces MSRVVFVGNVPYDMTEEQLTQVFSTVGPVAGFRLVFDRETGKAKGYGFCEFFDHESAASAVRNLHNTEVGKFTSRGEILGERDGHHGKPYRSGGGGPPDIQTILSSIPNGVPVPPGASSLDIITNAIVALGPDKQLELLQQMKQFITTNPDAARAVLVAHPQLAYACFQTMLTAEVVDPAVLQKMLAGGAAQPAPSNRRHRLPCLYLHPQTNINKDITGTSPQAVPPMPPNPAYQSYQPPAPAPPQASPAFQAVSPQQQAMIQQVLSLTPEQINGLPPNERAAIMQL